One Corallococcus silvisoli DNA window includes the following coding sequences:
- a CDS encoding response regulator — protein MQAPFDFQTLFELSPNPYMLLDRELRYVTANAAYLRVTASRLEDLVGRNVFDAFPHDPDDPANASARMLRESFLRVLRERALDTLALIPYRVPRETDGGVVMEDRFWSATHTPLLDAEGEVAFILQHTMDVTEVHQLKQAVRGVEPSRDGGGPGVQLLGGMFARAQAVQEANRTLDDERKHLRRLFEQAPGFMCSLRGPRHVFELANRAYLQLVGHRELVGKTVRDALPEVEGQGYFELLDRVFTTGEPFIGHGMRVEVQREPGGPLSEAFVDLVYQPVVEADGSVSGIFVQGHDMTAQKRAEEELARHREHLEELVRERTRALAESEAERRQTEAALLQAQKMEAVGKLTGGVAHDFNNLLQVVSGNLQLLQRDTVGDARAQRRLEMALGAVERGARLSSQLLAFARRQPLAPTSLNVGRLVRDMDDLLRRALGEDVEVETVIAGGLWNTSVDRNQLENVILNLAINARDAMDGRGKLTIEAGNAMLDDHYALLHPEVTAGQYVMLAISDTGTGMTPEVMARAFEPFFTTKPEGRGTGLGLSMVYGFVKQSGGHVKIYSEVGHGTSLKIYLPRTFQAAVQPVDATSGAVEGGTETILVVEDDAAVRATVVEVLTELGYRVLKASDGQSALAVIQSGLPVDLLFTDVVMPGPVRSPELARQAKAHLPDLEVLFTSGYTENAIVHGGRLDPGVSLLSKPYRREDLARKLRALLRNREQRLAGKPARTPAPAAPSPEVKDALRILLVEDDADIRESACELMTDLGHAVHAVETAEAASDVLAKEPIDLLFTDVTLPGRSGVALAREAARRFPALRIIIASGDSSAVSGAGLERAVLLPKPYDLAQMERALRSAATVEAPSPAVAGKEPA, from the coding sequence ATGCAGGCACCCTTCGACTTCCAGACGCTCTTCGAGCTGTCCCCCAACCCGTACATGCTGCTGGACCGCGAGCTGAGGTACGTGACGGCGAACGCGGCCTATCTGCGGGTGACGGCCAGCCGGCTGGAGGACCTGGTCGGGCGAAACGTCTTCGACGCGTTCCCGCATGACCCGGACGACCCCGCCAACGCCAGCGCGCGGATGCTGCGCGAGTCCTTCCTCCGGGTGTTGAGGGAGCGGGCGCTGGACACGCTGGCGCTCATTCCCTACCGGGTGCCCCGCGAGACAGACGGGGGCGTGGTGATGGAGGACCGCTTCTGGAGCGCCACGCACACGCCCCTTCTGGACGCGGAGGGCGAGGTGGCCTTCATCCTCCAGCACACGATGGACGTCACGGAGGTGCACCAGCTCAAGCAGGCGGTGCGCGGCGTGGAGCCCTCGCGGGACGGGGGCGGGCCCGGGGTCCAGCTCCTGGGCGGGATGTTCGCGCGGGCCCAGGCCGTCCAGGAGGCCAACCGCACGCTGGACGATGAACGCAAGCACCTGCGCCGCCTCTTCGAACAGGCTCCGGGCTTCATGTGCTCCCTGCGCGGGCCCCGGCACGTGTTCGAGCTGGCCAACCGCGCCTATCTCCAGCTCGTGGGCCACCGGGAGCTGGTGGGCAAGACGGTCCGGGACGCGCTGCCGGAGGTGGAGGGGCAGGGCTACTTCGAGCTGCTGGACCGGGTCTTCACGACGGGGGAGCCCTTCATTGGCCACGGCATGCGCGTGGAGGTCCAGCGCGAGCCCGGCGGGCCGCTGAGCGAGGCCTTCGTGGACCTGGTGTACCAGCCCGTGGTGGAGGCGGACGGGAGCGTGTCCGGCATCTTCGTCCAGGGCCACGACATGACGGCGCAGAAGCGGGCGGAGGAGGAGCTGGCACGCCACCGCGAGCACCTGGAGGAGCTGGTGCGCGAGCGCACCCGGGCGCTGGCGGAGAGCGAGGCGGAGCGCCGTCAGACGGAGGCCGCGCTGCTGCAGGCGCAGAAGATGGAGGCGGTGGGGAAGCTGACGGGCGGCGTGGCGCACGACTTCAACAACCTGCTCCAGGTGGTGAGCGGCAACCTGCAGCTGCTCCAGCGCGACACGGTGGGGGATGCCCGCGCGCAGCGGCGGCTGGAGATGGCCCTGGGCGCGGTGGAGCGCGGGGCGCGGTTGTCCTCGCAGCTGCTCGCGTTCGCTCGGCGGCAGCCGCTGGCGCCCACGTCGCTCAACGTGGGACGGCTGGTGCGTGACATGGACGACCTGCTCCGCCGCGCGCTGGGCGAGGACGTCGAGGTGGAGACGGTCATCGCCGGCGGGCTGTGGAACACGTCGGTGGACCGCAACCAGCTGGAGAACGTCATCCTCAACCTGGCCATCAACGCGCGCGACGCGATGGACGGCCGGGGCAAGCTGACCATCGAGGCGGGCAACGCGATGCTGGATGACCACTACGCGCTGCTGCACCCGGAGGTCACCGCGGGGCAGTACGTGATGCTGGCCATCTCCGACACGGGCACCGGCATGACGCCGGAGGTGATGGCGCGCGCCTTCGAGCCGTTCTTCACCACCAAGCCAGAGGGCCGCGGCACGGGCCTGGGGCTGAGCATGGTGTATGGCTTCGTGAAGCAGTCCGGCGGCCACGTGAAGATCTACAGCGAGGTGGGGCACGGGACGTCGCTGAAAATCTACCTGCCGCGCACCTTCCAGGCGGCGGTGCAGCCGGTGGACGCCACCTCCGGGGCGGTGGAGGGCGGCACGGAGACCATCCTGGTGGTGGAGGATGACGCGGCGGTGCGGGCCACGGTGGTGGAGGTGCTGACGGAGCTGGGCTATCGCGTGCTCAAGGCGTCCGACGGGCAGAGCGCGCTCGCGGTCATCCAGAGCGGCCTGCCGGTGGATCTGCTCTTCACGGACGTGGTGATGCCGGGGCCGGTGCGCAGCCCGGAGCTGGCGCGGCAGGCGAAGGCGCACCTGCCGGACCTGGAGGTGCTCTTCACGTCGGGCTACACGGAGAACGCCATCGTGCACGGCGGCCGGTTGGATCCGGGCGTGAGCCTGTTGTCCAAGCCGTACCGGCGCGAGGACCTGGCCCGGAAGCTCCGCGCGCTCCTGCGCAACCGCGAGCAGCGGCTGGCGGGGAAGCCGGCGCGGACGCCCGCGCCCGCCGCCCCGTCGCCCGAGGTGAAGGACGCGCTGCGCATCCTCCTGGTGGAGGACGACGCGGACATCCGCGAGTCGGCGTGCGAGCTGATGACGGACCTGGGCCACGCGGTGCATGCGGTGGAGACCGCGGAGGCGGCGAGCGACGTGCTGGCGAAGGAGCCCATCGACCTGCTCTTCACGGA